Proteins encoded by one window of Pseudobdellovibrionaceae bacterium:
- a CDS encoding insulinase family protein, protein MIFQKSTLQHGIRVVTEQHNWANTVYIGLYVESGTKHELEGQMGMAHLVEHMVFKGTEGSSALDLVLNIEKVGGEINAHTSREYTCYTVQTLRQGFDLSVKTLFDLVFKASFPEEDFLREIEVVQQEIDMSKDNLEDCIFDQYIERAFTGHVLSRNILGTKESLSQINRDQLLKYYQESYKNSKIILSVTGAISHDEVLQSLKDQGLDQYTKVQDDSSYPCPLVLPELTHQGHYDWEHKKSEQTHMIVGFPSTAFINDLRFEAYILSAALGGGMTSKLYQSIREDQGWAYSVYSYLQSFKEGGSLAIYLGTSADKVLPIARIINDEIKNIKQNGLTAEELELYKTQVASSILMGADDLESRMNSIGINEMVFETYRPVDKVLQDIEKVSLESVQAFVRTHWEASKSSILVMGEGSKAEQEALKKFRFDF, encoded by the coding sequence ATGATTTTTCAAAAAAGCACTCTTCAGCATGGAATTCGTGTGGTCACAGAACAGCACAACTGGGCCAATACAGTTTATATTGGTCTTTATGTGGAAAGTGGCACCAAGCATGAGCTTGAGGGACAAATGGGCATGGCCCATCTTGTAGAGCACATGGTGTTTAAAGGCACCGAGGGCAGTTCAGCTTTAGATTTGGTTTTAAATATTGAAAAAGTAGGGGGGGAGATCAATGCTCACACCTCTAGGGAGTACACCTGTTACACTGTTCAAACTCTCCGACAGGGATTTGATTTGAGTGTGAAAACGCTTTTTGATTTGGTGTTTAAGGCCAGTTTTCCTGAAGAAGATTTTTTGCGTGAAATCGAAGTGGTCCAACAAGAGATCGACATGTCCAAGGACAACTTAGAGGACTGTATTTTTGATCAGTACATTGAACGTGCTTTTACAGGACATGTTTTAAGTCGTAATATTTTAGGAACCAAAGAAAGTTTATCACAGATCAATCGTGATCAGCTTTTAAAGTATTACCAAGAGAGCTATAAAAACTCAAAAATCATTCTTTCAGTAACGGGTGCGATCTCTCATGATGAGGTGCTACAAAGTTTGAAAGATCAGGGTTTAGATCAATATACAAAAGTTCAAGATGACTCAAGCTACCCTTGCCCGTTGGTTTTGCCTGAACTCACTCACCAAGGTCACTATGATTGGGAACATAAAAAATCAGAACAGACACACATGATTGTTGGATTTCCCTCTACAGCCTTTATTAACGATCTTAGGTTTGAAGCGTATATCTTGAGCGCAGCCCTAGGTGGAGGGATGACCTCTAAGCTGTATCAGAGCATTCGTGAGGATCAGGGTTGGGCTTATAGCGTTTACAGTTATTTGCAATCCTTTAAAGAGGGGGGATCGCTGGCCATTTATTTAGGGACCTCAGCGGATAAAGTGTTACCTATTGCTCGCATCATCAACGATGAGATTAAAAACATTAAACAAAATGGACTCACAGCGGAAGAGTTAGAGCTTTATAAAACTCAAGTGGCCTCATCTATTCTTATGGGTGCCGATGATCTGGAAAGTCGTATGAATTCGATTGGAATCAATGAGATGGTTTTTGAGACGTACCGTCCTGTGGACAAAGTTCTACAAGATATCGAAAAGGTCTCTTTAGAGTCGGTGCAAGCCTTTGTGCGTACCCATTGGGAAGCGTCAAAAAGTTCAATTTTAGTTATGGGCGAAGGAAGCAAAGCAGAACAAGAGGCTTTGAAGAAATTTAGGTTTGATTTTTAA
- the dut gene encoding dUTP diphosphatase, producing the protein MIDVDKISEGIKTVAKTAESVFVDVVANVKNKSEGEEESGKGFDVSSLVDKVGSMAKDIDLKQITSFIETMVSDFIRQQQDFQKTIPVKIKTWPHFKGELPKYESAGASGLDVRAQLSEPMMIEPNQRVLIPTGLSMEIPVEYEIQARPRSGLALKKGLTLVNTPGTIDADYRGEIKMIMINLGAEPVVIEDQERIAQLVICPVIKAEFEWVEELSDTARGEGGFGSTGTK; encoded by the coding sequence ATGATTGATGTAGATAAAATTTCAGAAGGAATCAAAACGGTAGCAAAAACCGCAGAGTCTGTTTTCGTGGATGTGGTTGCAAATGTGAAAAATAAATCTGAAGGCGAAGAAGAAAGCGGTAAAGGTTTTGATGTATCCTCTTTGGTGGATAAGGTAGGAAGTATGGCTAAAGATATTGATCTTAAACAGATCACAAGTTTTATAGAAACGATGGTTTCAGATTTTATTCGTCAGCAGCAGGATTTTCAAAAGACCATACCTGTAAAGATAAAAACTTGGCCTCACTTTAAAGGGGAATTGCCCAAATATGAATCTGCTGGAGCCAGTGGATTGGATGTGCGTGCGCAACTGAGTGAACCCATGATGATTGAACCCAATCAAAGAGTTTTGATTCCTACAGGTCTATCCATGGAAATTCCTGTGGAGTACGAAATTCAAGCCCGTCCAAGAAGTGGTCTGGCTCTGAAAAAAGGTTTAACTTTGGTGAACACTCCAGGAACTATTGATGCCGATTATCGTGGTGAAATCAAAATGATCATGATCAATCTTGGGGCGGAACCTGTGGTGATTGAAGACCAAGAACGTATTGCTCAGCTTGTGATCTGTCCTGTAATCAAGGCCGAATTTGAATGGGTGGAAGAGCTCTCGGATACCGCTCGTGGTGAGGGTGGTTTTGGGAGTACAGGAACCAAGTAA
- the mutL gene encoding DNA mismatch repair endonuclease MutL, with protein sequence MISRIQPLTDDVIDQIAAGEVLERPAHMVKELIENSLDAGATSLEVHVKNGGRDVKIKDNGRGILAEDLEIALLRHTTSKLSKMKDLWTLNTFGFRGEALASIASVSHLTLRSRANGHSAYEIQSHFGKIQKKTESQHEVGTTLEIQGLLDNVPARKKFLKTDAYEVSEIRKVIYAYGLSSPKTEIKFFYNDKLEFIWPSGSPLLSRFKDILKTQDLYESVADYGGVRVRAYFAPPHETAKSTRKIWLFVQNRWVQEPSLLAAVRDGFQNALLPGESPIGAVFVDVPPEEIDVNVHPTKSRVKFQDPSSIYRAVRNTLLDLVERSPWRQDFLMPQTEEQDELQSPQHEYQKPATETSYKQEEFGLAAYRSTPYAQKRQNSDGGGAIDERGAPLGWPSSVTMTSAAPKRTHLDAVGESDTPKWTHLKVVGQVAKTYIVTQNQTEMVLIDQHAAHERFLFEKLWTAFKEGRALETQNHLIPLSYALESEAFMELLLAEKSNIEKFGIAFEQSGPTQIEIVATPLMFKDSSIVKTLDVMMEQMAKHGTSFIFEDVLADMFATMACHSAIRAGQILSVPEMEALLDAMDEFPTTSYCPHGRPVFVRYPFTKLETDFFRRV encoded by the coding sequence ATGATTTCTCGAATCCAGCCTCTTACTGACGATGTGATTGACCAGATTGCCGCAGGTGAAGTGTTAGAGCGTCCTGCTCACATGGTCAAAGAGTTGATTGAAAACAGTCTAGACGCTGGGGCCACGTCCCTTGAGGTCCATGTTAAAAACGGAGGACGGGATGTTAAGATCAAAGATAATGGGCGAGGCATTCTTGCTGAAGATTTAGAAATTGCTCTTTTAAGGCACACTACAAGTAAGCTTTCTAAAATGAAAGATCTTTGGACTCTGAATACTTTTGGGTTTCGAGGTGAAGCCCTGGCCAGTATTGCGTCTGTCAGTCATCTGACACTTAGGTCTCGCGCCAACGGACATAGTGCTTACGAAATCCAAAGCCATTTTGGTAAGATACAGAAAAAAACTGAATCACAACATGAAGTAGGAACTACTTTAGAAATCCAAGGGTTATTGGACAATGTGCCCGCGCGAAAGAAGTTTTTAAAGACGGATGCTTATGAAGTGTCTGAAATTCGCAAAGTAATTTATGCCTACGGATTAAGCTCGCCAAAGACAGAAATTAAGTTTTTCTATAATGACAAATTGGAATTCATTTGGCCTAGTGGGTCCCCTTTATTGTCTCGATTCAAAGACATTTTAAAGACCCAAGACCTTTATGAGTCTGTGGCAGATTATGGAGGGGTTCGAGTGAGGGCGTATTTTGCCCCACCTCATGAGACGGCCAAATCCACACGGAAGATCTGGCTGTTTGTGCAAAACAGATGGGTGCAGGAGCCTAGCCTTTTGGCGGCTGTGCGTGATGGGTTTCAAAATGCCTTGCTCCCTGGTGAATCTCCTATCGGAGCCGTGTTTGTGGATGTCCCGCCTGAAGAGATTGATGTGAATGTGCATCCCACAAAGAGCCGAGTGAAGTTTCAAGACCCTTCAAGCATTTATAGAGCTGTCAGAAACACACTTTTAGATTTAGTGGAGCGCAGTCCGTGGCGACAAGACTTTTTGATGCCCCAAACTGAAGAGCAAGACGAGTTGCAATCCCCCCAGCATGAGTACCAAAAACCTGCCACAGAGACTTCATATAAACAAGAAGAGTTTGGACTCGCGGCTTATCGTTCTACCCCTTACGCGCAGAAGAGACAAAATTCTGATGGTGGTGGTGCTATAGATGAAAGGGGTGCTCCTCTGGGTTGGCCTTCTTCTGTGACGATGACTAGTGCTGCTCCCAAGAGGACACATTTAGATGCTGTAGGGGAGAGTGATACTCCCAAGTGGACGCATTTAAAAGTGGTGGGGCAGGTGGCAAAGACCTATATTGTGACCCAAAACCAAACAGAAATGGTGCTGATCGATCAGCATGCGGCTCACGAAAGATTTTTATTTGAAAAACTATGGACGGCCTTTAAAGAAGGGCGAGCCTTAGAAACTCAAAATCATCTTATCCCTTTAAGTTATGCTCTAGAAAGTGAAGCCTTTATGGAGCTGTTGCTTGCAGAAAAAAGCAATATAGAAAAATTCGGGATTGCCTTTGAGCAAAGTGGTCCCACACAGATAGAGATTGTGGCCACCCCATTGATGTTCAAAGACAGTTCTATTGTTAAAACTTTGGATGTGATGATGGAACAGATGGCAAAACACGGAACCAGTTTTATTTTTGAAGATGTGCTAGCAGATATGTTTGCCACCATGGCCTGTCATTCGGCAATACGTGCGGGTCAAATTTTATCAGTACCTGAAATGGAAGCTCTGCTGGATGCTATGGATGAGTTTCCTACAACTAGTTATTGTCCCCATGGACGACCTGTGTTTGTGAGATATCCATTTACAAAGTTAGAGACTGATTTTTTTAGAAGGGTGTGA
- the miaA gene encoding tRNA (adenosine(37)-N6)-dimethylallyltransferase MiaA — MNWERFFVVGPTASGKSGLALALAQKFSGLIINSDSLQFFKDLKIGTAYPSEADFEKVPHHLFGICDLEEEFTAGEFVRRYHKFEDQLLVSDASTSSVLPRVRPLLIVGGSGFYIRALETGMFPVAQDSMTADLPREHEGWPKEKKLEFLKEHDPEYLAKIGVNDLYRIDRAIQLFLAEGKTMTEFHEHMQEQKKNHLEAETEAFAFKLGVYVERDELLERVKERTHKMLTLGLIDEVKALDEKVKNKQWKPLQSVGYKETLDFIQGEGVKTQDELYELIVKNTMNLAKRQMTWFRSDPDVVWFHSQKDELKAMLWMEEQLEQYLD; from the coding sequence TTGAATTGGGAACGATTTTTTGTAGTAGGTCCAACAGCTTCAGGAAAATCTGGCCTAGCACTTGCTTTGGCGCAAAAATTTTCAGGATTGATTATCAATTCAGACAGCTTACAGTTTTTTAAAGATTTAAAAATTGGTACGGCTTATCCTTCAGAGGCTGACTTTGAAAAAGTCCCCCATCATCTTTTTGGAATCTGTGATCTTGAAGAAGAGTTCACTGCGGGTGAGTTTGTAAGACGTTATCATAAATTTGAAGACCAGTTGCTTGTGAGTGACGCTTCAACTTCGTCGGTTTTACCTCGCGTACGTCCGCTTTTGATCGTAGGTGGAAGTGGATTTTACATTCGAGCTTTAGAGACGGGTATGTTTCCTGTGGCGCAAGACTCGATGACCGCAGATTTGCCTCGTGAACACGAGGGTTGGCCCAAAGAAAAGAAGCTAGAGTTTTTAAAAGAGCATGACCCAGAGTACTTGGCCAAAATCGGAGTCAATGATCTTTATCGCATTGATCGTGCCATTCAGTTGTTTCTGGCTGAAGGCAAAACCATGACAGAGTTTCATGAGCACATGCAAGAGCAAAAAAAGAATCACCTCGAAGCTGAAACTGAGGCCTTTGCGTTTAAGTTAGGGGTGTATGTGGAAAGAGATGAATTGTTAGAAAGAGTCAAAGAACGCACACACAAGATGCTCACCTTAGGGCTGATTGATGAAGTGAAGGCCTTGGATGAAAAGGTGAAAAACAAGCAGTGGAAGCCTTTGCAAAGTGTGGGTTATAAAGAGACTTTGGATTTCATTCAAGGCGAAGGTGTAAAGACCCAGGACGAGCTGTATGAACTGATTGTGAAAAACACCATGAATCTTGCTAAAAGACAGATGACTTGGTTTCGTTCTGATCCTGATGTGGTGTGGTTTCATTCACAAAAAGACGAACTCAAAGCCATGTTGTGGATGGAAGAGCAGCTTGAACAATACCTGGATTAA
- a CDS encoding YicC family protein, translated as MKSMTGFATDFVEHKTSGKKIELKIKSVNNRFFEFRLHTVPEFLEYEIEVRKLVQSQIHRGSVDVFMYYKKDTSSDRGENTFIDANIAESFLKQSQKLAKKLKLKSDIELADVLKLSGAVQVQRQEIKWDKKNILKALQTLLTSFEQEREREGLALKQEVLGLLTELEAIRGRIEALAQDLPDEVQKRLQDKIKNFKEDVDPMRLQQEILFYIDKSDIKEELVRLKEHIRACKDLVQAKSPEGKKLDFYAQELFREMNTVGSKSSSVKITGEVLQGKAIIEKIRQQVQNIE; from the coding sequence ATGAAAAGTATGACAGGATTTGCGACAGACTTTGTAGAACACAAAACGTCGGGCAAAAAAATAGAACTTAAAATCAAAAGTGTAAACAATCGTTTCTTTGAGTTTCGTCTGCACACGGTGCCTGAGTTTTTAGAATACGAAATTGAGGTGCGTAAACTGGTACAGTCCCAAATTCATAGAGGATCAGTGGATGTGTTTATGTACTACAAAAAAGACACCTCCTCAGATCGCGGAGAGAACACATTTATTGATGCCAACATAGCCGAATCTTTTTTGAAGCAATCCCAAAAGTTAGCTAAAAAATTAAAACTCAAATCAGATATAGAGCTTGCGGATGTTTTAAAGCTTTCAGGTGCTGTGCAGGTGCAGCGACAAGAGATCAAGTGGGATAAAAAAAATATTCTCAAAGCCCTGCAAACTCTACTTACAAGCTTTGAACAGGAGCGTGAGCGTGAGGGCCTGGCCCTAAAGCAGGAAGTGCTTGGGCTATTAACAGAACTTGAAGCCATCCGTGGTCGCATTGAAGCTTTAGCCCAAGATCTGCCCGACGAGGTGCAAAAGCGTTTACAAGATAAAATTAAAAACTTCAAAGAAGATGTAGACCCCATGCGACTGCAACAAGAGATTTTGTTTTATATTGATAAGTCAGACATCAAAGAAGAGCTGGTGCGTTTAAAAGAGCACATCCGTGCGTGCAAAGACCTAGTCCAAGCGAAGAGTCCAGAAGGCAAGAAATTAGATTTTTATGCTCAAGAACTTTTTAGAGAGATGAATACCGTGGGATCAAAGTCGAGTTCTGTAAAAATAACGGGAGAGGTTTTGCAAGGTAAGGCTATAATAGAAAAAATACGTCAACAGGTGCAGAATATAGAATGA
- the gmk gene encoding guanylate kinase codes for MTDKIVVVAAPSGAGKNTFIDKALEIFPNLKDVITYTTREMRTGEREGCPYHFVTEAKFKELIAQEFFVEWAPVHVYYYGTPWDQIRDNWKKGNGVIMDLDVQGAETFRNKFPQCLSLFIEPPSIDVLKERIIKREGKLPTDIDVRMQSAEKEMARAHEFTHRIVNDDFEVAFEQFKTILDSYLNG; via the coding sequence ATGACAGATAAGATCGTGGTGGTAGCAGCTCCTAGTGGAGCAGGAAAAAATACTTTTATTGATAAAGCACTTGAGATTTTTCCAAATCTTAAGGACGTCATCACTTACACCACCCGCGAAATGCGCACAGGCGAACGCGAAGGATGTCCCTACCATTTTGTCACTGAAGCTAAGTTTAAAGAACTGATTGCCCAAGAGTTTTTTGTAGAGTGGGCCCCCGTGCATGTTTACTACTATGGCACCCCTTGGGACCAAATTCGTGACAATTGGAAGAAGGGCAATGGGGTGATCATGGACCTTGATGTCCAGGGGGCAGAGACCTTTAGGAACAAATTTCCTCAATGCTTGAGCCTATTTATCGAGCCTCCTAGCATTGACGTGCTCAAAGAGAGGATCATCAAACGAGAGGGCAAACTGCCTACGGACATTGATGTGCGCATGCAAAGTGCAGAAAAAGAAATGGCTAGAGCCCATGAGTTCACCCACCGTATCGTCAATGATGACTTTGAGGTGGCTTTTGAGCAGTTTAAAACCATCTTAGACTCCTACTTAAACGGTTGA
- the rpoZ gene encoding DNA-directed RNA polymerase subunit omega yields the protein MARVTVEDCLEKVENRFALVLLVSKRAKQLLKGAKPSIRKVNNKQVVTALREVATGAVGFDKKQWVETTPALEIENDLSKRA from the coding sequence ATGGCTCGTGTAACGGTAGAAGATTGTTTAGAAAAAGTAGAAAATCGATTCGCTCTAGTGCTTTTAGTGTCTAAAAGAGCCAAGCAGCTGCTTAAAGGTGCTAAGCCCTCCATCAGAAAGGTCAACAACAAGCAAGTGGTCACGGCCCTTAGAGAAGTGGCTACGGGTGCTGTGGGTTTTGATAAAAAGCAATGGGTAGAGACCACTCCTGCGCTTGAGATTGAAAACGATCTTTCAAAAAGAGCTTAA
- a CDS encoding bifunctional (p)ppGpp synthetase/guanosine-3',5'-bis(diphosphate) 3'-pyrophosphohydrolase codes for MQPENLKDRNYSPENIDELCELVRYIHPKANIEWLRRVYEYSEKAHAGQIRRSGEPYISHPLGVAGILTHLRMDMDTIATGLLHDTVEDTEATLEDIRQNFGDSVAYLVDGVTKISQMKFRNTHEKQGENIRKMIVSMGKDVRVVLVKLADRLHNMRTLHHMSFEKQERIAKETLDIYAPLASRLGINWLKVELEDLSFRFSQPESYYALVQKVQQKKNEREKYIEDVKREISKELVKRLKTKFRVTGRPKHLYSIHKKMVSSNIEYEQVFDVLAFRVIVQTISECYEALGHIHAIWRPIPGRFKDFIAMPKANNYQSLHTTVIGPDRNRLEIQIRTEEMHLIAEQGIAAHWKYKEGDSVGGGSGSTGNSIEKFNWLRDLVALHQQTDDSNEFLENIKSDLFESEIYVFTPNGDVKEFPEGATPIDFAFSVHTEVGIRCVGAKVNGKGVPLKYKLQNGDFVEILTSKVQQPSKDWLKMCVTSRAKTKIRAYIKTEERKKALEVGAALLDKTLKRAGLNLTKLAKEPEFDKFMKDRGCSTLDEFKVQVGYGKILPKAVVEAFAPTTVEPEAEETFIQKAFKSAIQKRKKTSSLVTVDGMDEFLVHYAKCCNPIPGDSIIGFITLGRGITIHRADCPRAFEMDQARRVDVAWNKGPDQIQRTVRVRVISLDKRGLLIRMTEAFNARGVDIHNAQIRTTRDNKAICLFDVTVKDTSHLAEVMNDLQKIPDVIGVTRIAST; via the coding sequence ATGCAGCCTGAGAACTTAAAGGACAGAAACTATTCTCCAGAAAATATCGACGAGCTGTGCGAGCTTGTTCGCTACATTCATCCCAAAGCAAATATTGAATGGTTACGTCGAGTCTATGAGTACTCAGAAAAGGCTCACGCGGGTCAAATCCGACGCAGTGGAGAACCCTATATCTCCCATCCCTTGGGGGTAGCAGGCATTTTGACCCATTTGCGCATGGACATGGACACCATTGCCACGGGTCTTTTGCACGACACCGTCGAGGACACTGAAGCCACTCTAGAGGACATTCGACAAAATTTTGGGGACTCGGTGGCTTATCTTGTGGATGGGGTCACAAAGATCTCTCAGATGAAGTTTAGAAACACCCATGAAAAGCAGGGCGAGAACATTCGCAAAATGATTGTGTCTATGGGTAAAGACGTGCGTGTGGTTTTAGTAAAACTGGCGGACCGTCTGCACAACATGCGCACCCTGCACCACATGTCTTTTGAAAAGCAAGAGCGCATCGCTAAAGAAACATTAGATATTTATGCTCCTCTTGCCAGCCGTCTGGGGATCAACTGGCTTAAGGTGGAACTTGAGGATTTAAGCTTTAGGTTCTCTCAACCCGAATCTTATTATGCTTTGGTGCAAAAGGTTCAGCAGAAAAAAAATGAACGCGAAAAGTACATCGAGGATGTAAAGCGTGAAATTTCAAAGGAACTGGTTAAAAGATTAAAAACTAAATTTCGTGTTACGGGTCGCCCCAAGCACTTGTACTCGATTCATAAAAAGATGGTCTCAAGCAATATCGAATACGAACAGGTGTTTGATGTTCTGGCCTTTAGAGTGATTGTGCAGACCATTTCTGAATGTTATGAAGCTTTGGGGCACATTCACGCCATTTGGCGTCCTATCCCTGGGCGGTTTAAAGACTTTATTGCCATGCCCAAGGCCAACAACTATCAGAGTCTGCACACTACTGTGATTGGCCCTGATCGCAATCGTTTAGAAATTCAAATTCGCACAGAAGAGATGCACCTGATCGCTGAGCAAGGGATTGCCGCCCACTGGAAGTACAAGGAAGGGGATTCTGTTGGGGGAGGCAGTGGCTCGACGGGGAACTCTATTGAAAAGTTCAATTGGTTGCGTGATCTTGTGGCCTTACACCAACAGACAGACGACTCCAATGAATTTTTAGAAAACATCAAGTCAGATCTTTTTGAAAGTGAAATTTATGTGTTTACCCCTAATGGGGATGTTAAAGAGTTTCCCGAAGGGGCCACACCTATAGACTTTGCTTTTTCTGTGCACACAGAGGTGGGCATTCGTTGCGTGGGTGCAAAGGTCAATGGCAAAGGTGTGCCTTTAAAATACAAATTGCAAAACGGGGACTTTGTTGAAATTTTGACTTCAAAAGTGCAGCAACCCTCTAAAGACTGGCTCAAGATGTGTGTCACCTCCAGAGCCAAAACCAAAATTCGTGCTTATATTAAAACCGAAGAGCGCAAAAAAGCTTTAGAGGTGGGAGCGGCCCTTTTAGATAAAACTTTAAAACGGGCAGGACTCAACCTCACAAAATTGGCAAAAGAGCCCGAGTTTGACAAATTTATGAAAGACAGGGGTTGTAGCACTTTAGACGAATTTAAAGTGCAAGTGGGTTATGGAAAAATTCTTCCCAAAGCTGTGGTGGAAGCTTTTGCTCCCACCACTGTAGAACCCGAGGCTGAAGAGACTTTCATTCAAAAGGCGTTTAAATCTGCGATTCAAAAACGTAAAAAGACCTCTTCACTGGTCACCGTGGATGGGATGGATGAATTCTTAGTGCATTATGCAAAATGCTGTAACCCCATTCCTGGAGACAGTATTATTGGTTTTATCACTCTAGGACGTGGGATCACCATTCACCGTGCGGATTGCCCCAGAGCTTTCGAAATGGATCAAGCCCGTCGTGTAGACGTGGCGTGGAACAAAGGCCCTGATCAAATCCAAAGAACAGTGCGAGTAAGAGTGATCAGCTTAGACAAACGAGGTCTACTGATACGTATGACCGAAGCCTTTAACGCCAGAGGTGTCGACATCCACAACGCCCAAATCCGCACCACCAGAGACAACAAAGCAATATGTTTATTCGACGTCACCGTCAAAGACACCTCTCACCTCGCAGAAGTTATGAACGACCTACAAAAAATCCCAGACGTCATAGGTGTAACCAGAATCGCCTCCACTTAA
- a CDS encoding porin family protein, which yields MRSTFARTQNLTILFIFVSLFLFSVPSFAASVAAVKNNKVLVKGNVQRGKLYYTTYNGKRTGVIRITKVQGNKAIGMLLKGKAIKGAELALRPSKKKSNVAKKAAYEQYSYDEGGGKKKAIRRNKELAVGGVLGMVQSSANVSFNTGEKASLSGSGISIKAMGDYSLTNHIFLRGYVGTQPFEAKEGNRTCIGVVNCVMSINYLAADIWGRYIFNPDSNMRFWGGVGAGLLFPLNTGNTNAVVKSDISSTMVFQVGGGLDWFINDKFFIPVLAEYNLIPPSDDVKTSMISIRAGLGMKL from the coding sequence ATGAGGTCCACCTTTGCCCGCACGCAAAATCTAACGATTTTATTTATTTTTGTAAGCCTGTTTTTATTTAGCGTACCCAGCTTTGCAGCCTCTGTTGCAGCTGTTAAAAATAATAAAGTTTTAGTTAAAGGGAACGTTCAGCGCGGAAAACTATATTACACCACCTACAATGGGAAACGAACTGGTGTGATTAGAATCACAAAAGTGCAAGGCAACAAAGCTATCGGGATGCTGCTCAAAGGAAAAGCCATTAAAGGCGCAGAGCTTGCTCTTCGTCCTTCAAAGAAAAAATCAAACGTAGCCAAAAAAGCCGCTTACGAGCAGTACTCTTACGATGAGGGTGGTGGCAAAAAGAAAGCCATCCGACGTAACAAAGAGTTGGCTGTGGGTGGAGTACTGGGAATGGTACAAAGTTCTGCCAATGTGAGCTTTAACACTGGCGAAAAAGCCTCTTTAAGTGGAAGTGGTATTAGTATCAAGGCCATGGGAGATTACAGTCTCACCAATCACATCTTCCTTAGAGGATATGTGGGAACACAACCTTTTGAGGCCAAAGAAGGCAATAGAACATGTATTGGAGTGGTCAATTGTGTGATGTCCATCAACTATTTAGCTGCCGACATTTGGGGGCGCTATATTTTTAACCCTGACTCCAACATGAGATTTTGGGGTGGTGTAGGCGCAGGTCTTTTATTCCCTCTTAACACAGGCAACACCAACGCCGTAGTCAAGAGCGACATCTCTAGCACCATGGTCTTTCAAGTGGGCGGTGGCCTTGACTGGTTCATTAACGATAAGTTTTTTATTCCCGTCTTAGCCGAGTACAACCTCATTCCACCTAGTGACGATGTGAAGACGAGCATGATCTCTATCCGCGCAGGCCTCGGGATGAAGCTCTAG
- a CDS encoding single-stranded DNA-binding protein, producing the protein MSGVNKVIIIGRLGTDPETKTVSTGSAVTRMSVATSENWVDRDGQKQERTEWHRIVVWGKLAEICGKYLSKGRQVFVEGRLQTRSWEDNQGQKRYTTEIVATNIQFLGAQNSASDSMGASSGSTYGGGSSNSNPFDDFGPEPSFDSSEEIPF; encoded by the coding sequence ATGTCTGGAGTGAATAAAGTTATTATTATTGGTCGTCTTGGAACTGATCCTGAAACAAAAACCGTATCCACAGGAAGTGCCGTGACTCGTATGAGTGTCGCAACAAGTGAAAACTGGGTGGATCGTGATGGTCAAAAACAAGAACGTACAGAGTGGCACCGTATCGTGGTTTGGGGCAAGCTTGCTGAAATTTGTGGGAAGTACCTTTCCAAAGGTCGTCAGGTGTTTGTAGAAGGTCGTTTACAAACTCGTTCTTGGGAAGACAATCAAGGTCAAAAGAGATACACCACGGAAATCGTAGCCACTAACATCCAATTCTTAGGGGCACAAAACTCAGCTTCGGACTCTATGGGAGCTTCATCTGGTAGCACTTATGGTGGTGGCAGTTCCAACTCCAACCCTTTTGATGACTTTGGTCCAGAGCCAAGCTTCGATAGTAGCGAAGAAATTCCGTTCTAA